In Paractinoplanes brasiliensis, the following proteins share a genomic window:
- a CDS encoding CehA/McbA family metallohydrolase, with protein MSRRSLLAGAGALLMLGGAAGTARAATTGASRASRVTRGTTLVHADLHNHTLLSDGMGEPELAHASLRAAGMDVAALTDHATDSGFTGLTTRKWRQLGELTDEAEHSGVYTSLRGFEWSHSHLGHVNIWGTDDFLGSGGIETMQPVYDWLLESGGLASFNHPGRQRERFNEFAYDPRVARQMVALEIFNNEDDYLFEGWPKFSSPLVACLNAGWRSGLSGVADEHGFDWGHDEGKGRTGLWVTENSRAGVLSALKARRFFASRVSGLRLDATADGVRMGRRLPVAKRDVTFRVDLDRGPEYAGQPLHLQVLRPGPAAPEVVELRHLEAGDVDTFTVPLDVDDGDWVVLRVSDPTRDNPAPGPDGHPCNDFGLAYSSPWWLTSGSVPAKASTRHPSGR; from the coding sequence GTGTCCCGCCGTTCCCTGCTGGCCGGTGCGGGCGCCCTCCTCATGCTGGGCGGCGCGGCCGGAACCGCGCGGGCAGCCACAACGGGCGCCTCTCGGGCGTCACGCGTCACCCGCGGCACCACGCTGGTGCACGCCGACCTGCACAATCACACGCTGCTGTCGGACGGGATGGGCGAACCCGAACTGGCGCACGCCTCGCTGCGCGCGGCCGGGATGGACGTCGCCGCGCTGACCGACCACGCCACCGACTCGGGCTTCACCGGGCTCACCACCCGCAAGTGGCGGCAGCTCGGGGAGCTGACCGACGAGGCCGAGCACTCGGGTGTCTACACCTCGCTGCGCGGCTTCGAGTGGTCGCACTCCCACCTCGGGCACGTCAACATCTGGGGCACCGACGACTTCCTCGGGTCGGGCGGCATCGAAACCATGCAGCCCGTGTACGACTGGCTGCTGGAAAGCGGGGGCCTGGCCAGCTTCAACCATCCGGGCCGGCAACGGGAACGGTTCAACGAGTTCGCGTACGACCCGCGGGTGGCCCGGCAGATGGTCGCGCTGGAGATCTTCAACAACGAGGACGACTACCTGTTCGAGGGCTGGCCCAAGTTCAGCTCGCCGCTGGTGGCCTGCCTCAACGCGGGGTGGCGTTCGGGCCTGAGCGGGGTGGCCGACGAGCACGGGTTCGACTGGGGGCACGACGAAGGCAAGGGCCGTACGGGTCTCTGGGTCACCGAGAACTCGCGGGCCGGGGTGCTGTCCGCCTTGAAGGCACGCCGGTTCTTCGCCAGCCGGGTGAGCGGTCTGCGCCTGGACGCCACAGCCGACGGCGTACGCATGGGCCGGCGCCTGCCCGTCGCCAAGCGGGACGTCACCTTCCGCGTCGACCTCGACCGGGGTCCCGAGTACGCGGGTCAGCCGCTCCACCTCCAGGTGCTGCGGCCCGGACCGGCAGCGCCCGAGGTGGTCGAACTGCGGCACCTGGAGGCGGGCGACGTCGACACGTTCACCGTGCCGCTCGACGTGGACGACGGGGACTGGGTCGTGCTGCGGGTGTCGGACCCCACTCGCGACAACCCTGCGCCCGGCCCCGACGGGCACCCGTGCAACGATTTCGGCCTCGCGTACTCCAGTCCGTGGTGGTTGACCAGCGGATCCGTCCCGGCCAAAGCATCAACTCGGCACCCGTCCGGCCGATAG
- a CDS encoding EAL and HDOD domain-containing protein: MKPSESADGTQLVHVGRQPIFDVHGDVVAYELLFRGSMDAVAAGRQDTYATSSVMVNAFTEFGIREVAGDRLCFINLTREFLSGELALPFAPSQVVLEVLETVEMDDEVIAGITRLAEAGYRIALDDFVWGSGQEQLFGLASYVKLDLLDGDLSHLDEVVAAVRRFPDIQIIAERLETDEQVALADRYGMELRQGYALSRPQVLTVASLSPSRLRRLELLTALSAADADMPRIVSIIASDPALSLRVLRASNSVAAGHANRVSSVRQAVVMVGLKHIRQWATLMVLDDVGGATEEHMLGVLTRARLCENVAQWFGAAPDAAFMTGVITGVASLLGIPPSTMTDQFPLAPAVAAALTNGSGRLGQVLRAVDSYERGELGTFDLAPQYMDAVRWSTRTLDASNRLTAA, translated from the coding sequence GTGAAACCATCGGAGTCCGCGGACGGCACCCAGCTGGTGCACGTAGGTCGTCAGCCGATCTTCGATGTGCACGGCGACGTCGTGGCGTACGAACTGCTCTTCCGCGGCAGCATGGACGCGGTCGCGGCGGGACGCCAGGACACGTACGCGACCAGCTCGGTCATGGTCAACGCCTTCACGGAGTTCGGTATCCGCGAGGTCGCCGGCGACCGTCTCTGCTTCATCAACCTGACCCGCGAGTTCCTCTCCGGCGAGCTGGCCCTGCCGTTCGCGCCGTCGCAGGTGGTGCTGGAGGTGCTGGAGACGGTCGAGATGGACGACGAGGTGATCGCCGGGATCACGCGCCTGGCCGAGGCCGGTTACCGGATCGCCCTCGACGACTTCGTCTGGGGCTCCGGGCAGGAGCAGCTGTTCGGCCTGGCCTCGTACGTGAAACTCGACCTGCTCGACGGCGACCTGAGCCACCTCGACGAGGTGGTCGCTGCCGTGCGCCGGTTCCCGGACATCCAGATCATCGCCGAGCGGCTGGAGACCGACGAGCAGGTCGCGCTGGCCGACCGCTACGGCATGGAACTGCGCCAGGGGTACGCGTTGAGCCGCCCCCAGGTGCTCACGGTGGCCAGCCTCTCCCCCTCGCGTCTGCGCCGTCTCGAACTGCTCACCGCGCTCAGCGCCGCCGACGCCGACATGCCACGCATCGTCTCGATCATCGCCAGCGATCCGGCCCTGTCCCTGCGTGTGCTGCGGGCCAGCAACTCGGTCGCCGCCGGCCATGCCAACCGCGTTTCCTCCGTACGCCAGGCCGTCGTGATGGTCGGCCTCAAGCACATCCGGCAGTGGGCGACGCTCATGGTGCTGGACGACGTGGGCGGGGCCACCGAGGAGCACATGCTCGGCGTGCTGACCCGGGCCCGGCTGTGCGAGAACGTGGCCCAATGGTTCGGGGCCGCCCCCGACGCGGCCTTCATGACCGGGGTGATCACGGGGGTGGCGTCGCTGCTGGGCATCCCGCCGTCCACCATGACCGACCAGTTCCCGCTGGCGCCGGCCGTGGCTGCCGCGCTCACCAACGGCAGCGGCCGGCTCGGGCAGGTGCTGCGGGCGGTCGACTCGTACGAACGGGGCGAGCTGGGCACGTTCGACCTGGCGCCGCAATACATGGACGCCGTCCGCTGGTCGACCCGCACCCTGGACGCCTCGAACCGCCTCACCGCGGCCTGA